A window of Globicephala melas chromosome 2, mGloMel1.2, whole genome shotgun sequence genomic DNA:
TCCTTCCACATAAAAATCACCATCAAGTTACCAGAATGTCCCCACCGACTTGTTTGGCAGCACGGAAATCTGTGGCCTCAGACATGCACCAACAAGAGGGTGGGCTCCCTGAGTTTGCAGGGACCTGATGTGTGCCTTCTGaggcagctcttttttttttttgtacaaaatTCTCCCATCTGCTTTAATggtgaaaaaaaataagttccaatgaggcacagagatgctCATTTAGAATTCAAAGTCTTTGCCTGCCATGTCGAGAGCCCTCTGTGTCTTGTTGTAGATCTTCTCCACGGGCACCCCAAGCCTCTTACACCAGGCGACACTGATCTGGGGGTCCAGGTAGTTGAGCTTGGACGTGCCCAGGGCCACCTGCTTGCTGTCCTCCTTGTCTGTGGCCTGCAAGCTCAGTCTCCCGAGCTGCTCCTCCAGTTTCTCCAGCAGCCGTCCCCTCTTTTCCAGGAAGCTCTTGGACCTGCTGTCCCCTCTGGATTTGTGGTCGGCCCTTGCCTTCTTCAGCTGTGCCTTGGCCTCGGCCACCTGCTTCTTCTTCGCCGCAATCTTCTACCGAAGAGTCTGCATCGACTTCTCGAAGGTCTTGGGAGTCGCCCGCTGATGGTTGCAGAGAACGGCAACGGCCCGATTTGCTCGGTTGTAAGACAGAATCTTAGCGGCTATGCTGTCTTCAGCTCTGGTCAGTGCTCTCAGCTGGCCCTGCAGGGTGAGGCTGGCGTTGCAGGTCCGGAACACCTTGGCCGTCAGGCCATCCATCAGGTCCTGCAGGTGCTTGTTCAGACTGGCGGTGGTCAGTCTGTCAAAGAGCTCATCCCCAGGGCCTTTGTTCTCCATGAACAGCTGCAGATTCTCGTACACCGGCTTCTCCACCCGCACTCTGTTGTAGTAGCGGATCGAGTCCTGTCCCAGGAAGTCCAATTCCACGACGTACGGGCAGCCACCGGCCCCTGGGTGCAGCTGGACGTGTTCCACGCGGAGGGAGTAGCCACCCACTGTGCCAGCCGCGTCGCCCTCCTCCGTCTCGTGCCCGGCTCGCAGCGCCAGCTTGTCGATGAAATAAAGGGCCACAGCGCATCGTGTCGCCTTCATTTCTCGGGACTTCCAGTCGGCCCGGTACTGAGAACGGATCTCGCCCAGACTCCTTTCAAGCGCTGAGCCACTTCATACTTCTCCCAATCTCTCTCCCCCTTCGGCTTGGAGCTGGGGTTCAGCATGGTGTACTTGATGGAGTTCTGCCCGTTCTCTGTCCACGCCGCCAGCCACGTGACCGTGCGGTCGCACCGCACCTCCTTCCACCGGTGACCTACCAGAGGCTCGGGTACTTCGGAGTCCCTGCTGCAGTTGATGGTCACGTCCTCCAGCAGGACACTCCTCTTCAGCATCCCCATCTTGGGGTGGTCGCCGCGGCCTCGGAACAACCCAGGGGGCTCGGTCTTGAAATTGCCGATCTTCTCTCAGTGCCCGTCTAAGATACAGCTCTTTGACAGAGTCAGCCCAGTTCATTTTCCATGCGGGAAAAGTGTCGTTATACCCTAGGAAACACGGTGACAATATCTGAAGTTAGGGGTTCTGTGGGATCTGAGGATTGATTCTAAACTCTCAGTTCCTAAATACACACAGTAGAGGGCCACGGTAGAGTTTTCAGGAGTGGCAAGGGAAACGCAACTTTCATTTCTGTTTGATATTGAAGCACTTATTGTATCAACTAGTATCAAACAAGCACAAAAGTTCAAACCTGTATCGAGTACCATGCTTCCAAAGAATGGCCAAAAAACATGGAGCGTACTAAAGCGCTTATCTAACTTCCACgaccaataatttaaaaactaaaaatctgAAACTTTCAGTGCCTATAAGGCTTTGTTTAAGAACGGGGTGAGGGATTCTGAGAAAGCGTCAGAGGAGACTGTACACCTTTCCTTTTCCCATTCCCACCCCTGCCTTTACTGCAAACCATGGCTAGCAGCCACACTGAGCCCCAAGCACAGACCAGCTCTGCTTTCACCCAGAGATTCCAGTCCAGGACCCAGGGGACAGGAGGGGAAGCTAAATGCAGCTCAGGTTCGTACACTGAAGCCAAATAATTGGTGAGTTTGGCCAAGATTCAAGTTCATTCTGAAGCATTAAATCAAAGTGTTACAGGCTTGGTTCCAACATTTAGAACAGCCCAAGTAGTGAATTGCCAATCAGTTACCTTCCTCTCCCTGTAATCAATCTAATCTAGGTGACAGAAGCGAAGAAGAGCCAGGACCTGGCCTGAATGGCAAAAAATAAGCCAAAGAATTAGAACAGTAAATTTCATTGTTAACAACACTTCTGAGTAAGGAGGAGGTAttgaagaaggaaaggaattaaTCCAACAAAGAAGACAcatggaggagaaaggaaatacCCATTTCAGTGCAAAATTAGAGAATAAGAGCAGGAATAGGAAAAAAGGGGGGGAGTCTTAACACACCCCAAAAAGTTGGTCTAGATTGTAAGAGACATCTGGTAGAGGGGTctgaacttggaaaaaaaaaaatgaacaaagcaagagaaaacagaagagacaAGAAACAAATTGGGGCAAAGGTGCATTCCCACAGGACACCGCAAGTGGAAGCTGGCAGGAAGAGATCTCGAACAAAGGTGGTAGGTCCTGGCTGGGATGAGGTCTGTGGCAGGGACGAGGAAAAACTCTGAGAGCCAGAGACATGAACTCTTTGGTTTTTAAGCATCGAAAACAATGAAGTTAttacttggaggaaaaaaataatttgttaaatagATCAATAGCTCTCAGTTCACCAGAGATAACACTGAACTACATCAAggggaaataaatgtaaattacacTTTCCAGATCAAGATAATTTTGATGAACAGAATTACAGTCTCTAGCACATCACACAAGACTTAGGAGAATATTCAATGAAATCTgaaaatttttatacataaacGGCAGATGTGAGGAAACTCGAATGCACTTTCTTTTTGCAAAACATAGATTGGACTGTCTTGATTGTAGTGACACCAGCCTCCATTTAGTGCCTGCCAAGGAAGACTCCTTCATGGAAGAAAGTTTACTCTGCTGACACATGACGCAAAACGGGTTTT
This region includes:
- the LOC115842338 gene encoding LOW QUALITY PROTEIN: DNA topoisomerase I, mitochondrial-like (The sequence of the model RefSeq protein was modified relative to this genomic sequence to represent the inferred CDS: inserted 1 base in 1 codon; substituted 1 base at 1 genomic stop codon), producing MGMLKRSVLLEDVTINCSRDSEVPEPLVGHRWKEVRCDRTVTWLAAWTENGQNSIKYTMLNPSSKPKGERDWEKYEVAQRLKGXLGEIRSQYRADWKSREMKATRCAVALYFIDKLALRAGHETEEGDAAGTVGGYSLRVEHVQLHPGAGGCPYVVELDFLGQDSIRYYNRVRVEKPVYENLQLFMENKGPGDELFDRLTTASLNKHLQDLMDGLTAKVFRTCNASLTLQGQLRALTRAEDSIAAKILSYNRANRAVAVLCNHQRATPKTFEKSMQTLRXKIAAKKKQVAEAKAQLKKARADHKSRGDSRSKSFLEKRGRLLEKLEEQLGRLSLQATDKEDSKQVALGTSKLNYLDPQISVAWCKRLGVPVEKIYNKTQRALDMAGKDFEF